The following are encoded in a window of Jeotgalibacillus aurantiacus genomic DNA:
- a CDS encoding acetylornithine transaminase — MSALFQNYARRSIHITEGKGTVVKDENGKSYLDFTSGIAVVSLGHAHPSIVKTLQVQSEKLWHISNLFESPAQEKLAETLTADTPLDCAFFCNSGAEANEAAIKLARKATGKHVIVTFEQSFHGRTTGAMAATGQDKVKQGFGPLMPEFRTVPFNDTEALKHAVKEDTAAIMLEVIQGEGGVNVIQESFARDIQELCDSMGVLLIIDEVQTGIGRTGTRYAFEQTPLVPDIVTLAKGLGGGFPIGSMLGTERLSTHFGPGTHGTTFGGNPLAVAVAQTVVDHVFDAVFLQEVKEKERVLREQLAPLLDLPEVKGLTGKGLMLGVVLHDEAAPIVQQAEENGLLLVPAGPNVIRMLPPLTVTEQELKEAAAILKQTILGHSKVKS; from the coding sequence ATGAGTGCACTTTTCCAAAACTACGCACGGCGTTCCATCCATATTACCGAAGGAAAAGGAACCGTTGTGAAGGATGAAAACGGCAAGTCCTATCTGGATTTCACGAGCGGAATTGCGGTGGTCAGTCTCGGACACGCCCACCCTTCCATCGTGAAAACATTACAGGTGCAGAGTGAAAAGCTTTGGCACATTTCAAACCTATTTGAGAGTCCTGCCCAGGAAAAGCTTGCTGAAACTTTAACGGCTGACACCCCTCTAGACTGTGCCTTTTTCTGCAACAGTGGGGCAGAAGCGAATGAAGCCGCCATTAAGCTCGCCCGTAAAGCAACCGGCAAACATGTCATTGTCACATTTGAACAATCGTTTCACGGCCGGACAACCGGTGCGATGGCAGCGACCGGTCAGGATAAAGTCAAACAGGGCTTCGGGCCATTAATGCCTGAGTTTAGAACCGTTCCTTTTAATGATACTGAAGCATTAAAACATGCAGTTAAAGAAGATACCGCTGCCATCATGCTTGAGGTCATTCAGGGTGAGGGCGGCGTCAATGTGATTCAGGAATCCTTTGCCAGAGACATTCAGGAATTGTGTGATTCAATGGGTGTATTGCTCATCATTGATGAGGTCCAAACAGGCATCGGACGCACAGGCACAAGGTATGCATTCGAACAGACACCTCTTGTTCCTGATATCGTGACGTTAGCAAAAGGACTTGGCGGCGGTTTTCCAATCGGTTCCATGCTCGGTACAGAGCGTCTGTCAACGCATTTCGGACCTGGGACACACGGCACAACGTTTGGCGGTAATCCGCTTGCCGTTGCGGTTGCTCAGACGGTAGTGGATCATGTTTTTGACGCAGTATTCTTACAGGAAGTTAAAGAGAAAGAACGTGTATTGCGCGAACAGCTGGCCCCTCTCCTTGACCTTCCTGAAGTCAAAGGGCTGACCGGAAAAGGTCTGATGCTTGGCGTTGTCCTGCATGACGAGGCTGCGCCGATCGTGCAGCAGGCTGAAGAAAACGGCCTGCTTCTTGTACCGGCAGGACCAAACGTCATCAGAATGCTGCCTCCGCTGACTGTGACTGAACAGGAACTGAAGGAAGCAGCAGCCATTTTAAAGCAAACGATTCTCGGGCACTCCAAAGTGAAGTCATAA